In one window of Pseudodesulfovibrio sp. S3 DNA:
- a CDS encoding glutamine amidotransferase family protein, with protein sequence MKAPDRYYDFEKDISGCGIFGVIHKKRGLIPGDMPIQAMACMHDRGNGLGGGFAAYGIYPDHAEKYCFHMMCDDDASIKGSEEMIKTYFDLHFYEPIPTRRTLAIPNPPKFNRYFVTVPEKPDNEFWELPEEDYIVAVVMKINTAVSGAFVVSSGKNMGAFKGVGFPEDIADFFRLEEYKAYIWTGHNRFPTNTPGWWGGAHPFTILNWSIVHNGEISSYGINRRYLCEHDYLCTMMTDTEVVAYELDMLIRKHGLSWEMAAKCFAPPFWDEIERMDDDDKELYTTLRATYGPAMLNGPFAILVADNTRLMGLNDRIKLRPLLVAEKDDMVFMSSEESAVRDVCPELDRVWMPKAGEPVIVDLED encoded by the coding sequence ATGAAAGCACCTGACAGATATTATGATTTCGAAAAGGATATCTCCGGTTGCGGAATATTCGGCGTCATCCACAAGAAGCGGGGGCTGATCCCCGGGGACATGCCCATCCAGGCAATGGCCTGTATGCATGATCGGGGTAACGGCCTGGGCGGCGGATTTGCGGCCTATGGCATTTACCCGGATCACGCAGAAAAATACTGTTTTCACATGATGTGCGACGATGATGCGTCCATCAAGGGCTCCGAGGAAATGATCAAGACGTACTTCGACTTGCATTTTTACGAGCCCATTCCCACCCGCCGGACTTTGGCCATCCCCAATCCGCCGAAATTCAACCGGTATTTTGTGACCGTACCCGAAAAGCCGGATAACGAATTCTGGGAGCTGCCGGAAGAGGACTACATCGTGGCCGTGGTCATGAAAATCAATACCGCGGTTTCCGGCGCCTTCGTGGTTTCCTCCGGCAAAAACATGGGGGCCTTCAAGGGCGTGGGGTTCCCTGAGGACATCGCCGACTTCTTCCGCCTTGAAGAATACAAGGCGTACATCTGGACCGGCCACAACCGCTTCCCCACCAATACCCCGGGCTGGTGGGGCGGGGCGCATCCCTTCACCATCCTGAACTGGTCCATCGTGCATAACGGCGAGATCTCCTCTTACGGCATCAACCGTCGCTATTTGTGCGAACACGATTACCTGTGCACCATGATGACCGACACCGAGGTCGTGGCCTACGAACTGGACATGCTCATTCGCAAGCATGGACTTTCCTGGGAAATGGCAGCCAAATGCTTTGCGCCGCCGTTTTGGGATGAGATCGAGCGCATGGACGATGACGACAAGGAACTCTACACCACGCTGCGCGCCACCTACGGCCCGGCCATGCTCAACGGTCCCTTCGCCATTCTGGTGGCGGACAACACCCGGCTCATGGGACTCAACGACCGAATCAAGCTCAGGCCGCTGCTGGTGGCCGAGAAGGACGACATGGTTTTTATGTCGAGCGAGGAATCGGCCGTGCGCGACGTGTGTCCGGAGTTGGACCGCGTCTGGATGCCCAAAGCGGGCGAACCCGTCATCGTGGATCTGGAGGATTAG
- the yajC gene encoding preprotein translocase subunit YajC codes for MFFDSVAYAMAPPSGGGEAGGLSGILGGPLPMLVLMFAIFYFLLIRPQQKKQKTHKAMLEALQKGDKVWTNGGILGTIVNIDGDNLTIEIAAGVNVVIKRGFVADKDGGASAAGKK; via the coding sequence ATGTTCTTCGATTCTGTAGCCTACGCAATGGCTCCACCTTCCGGTGGCGGTGAAGCAGGTGGCCTGAGCGGCATTCTCGGCGGTCCGCTGCCGATGCTGGTCCTGATGTTCGCCATTTTCTATTTCCTGCTCATCCGCCCGCAGCAGAAAAAGCAAAAGACCCACAAGGCCATGCTCGAAGCCCTCCAAAAGGGTGACAAGGTTTGGACCAACGGCGGCATCCTCGGAACCATCGTGAATATTGATGGCGACAATCTCACCATCGAGATCGCTGCAGGCGTCAACGTCGTGATCAAGCGCGGTTTCGTTGCCGACAAGGATGGCGGCGCATCCGCAGCTGGCAAGAAGTAG
- the secD gene encoding protein translocase subunit SecD, whose protein sequence is MQSLRWRAIIALIVLATGLAYMLPSLPGVKESALGKFLPGDSVSLGLDLKGGIYLTLGVDMVTAMDNNLARLGDDLKAASRDQEVFVLRPTVLNESQIEVVLLKSEQKEAFEGIIKDFSQFSVEESNPLDGGKEKYILSISPQYRSDIEKLTMEQAIKTIRNRIDQFGVAEPDIRKQQGNRIQVQLPGLQDPERAIKIIGQTAHLEFKMVDDTADVKKAQQGILAPGRELSVILHKLPNGKYGETPIVLKKDSVLTGEYVTDAKVLLDQWNTPYVSMTFNTRGGAIFTNLTGENVNKRMAIVLDGKVYSAPAIRERISGGRASITGQFTREEARDLAVVLRAGSLPAPVDILEQRSVGPSLGQESIDNGILSALIGMAAVLLFMVVYYGFAGLVADVVLCINIMLIMAGLAAFGATLTLPGIAGIILTIGMAVDANVIIFERIREELRRGLSATQAVSEGYGRATLTILDANVTTIIAAVILYQFGTGPVRGFAVTLTLGIITSMFTAIFVSRILFDLYLKSRADNAKLSI, encoded by the coding sequence ATGCAAAGTTTGCGTTGGAGAGCCATAATTGCTCTCATCGTCCTGGCCACGGGACTGGCTTACATGCTGCCGTCCCTGCCCGGAGTCAAGGAATCGGCACTCGGCAAGTTCCTGCCGGGCGACTCCGTCAGTCTCGGTCTTGATCTCAAGGGCGGCATCTATCTGACTCTCGGAGTCGACATGGTCACCGCCATGGACAACAATCTCGCTCGGTTGGGCGACGACCTCAAAGCCGCTTCCCGCGACCAGGAAGTCTTTGTCCTGCGTCCGACAGTACTCAATGAATCCCAGATAGAAGTCGTGCTTCTCAAGAGTGAACAAAAGGAAGCATTTGAAGGGATCATCAAAGATTTTTCGCAGTTTTCCGTGGAAGAGAGCAACCCTCTCGACGGCGGCAAGGAAAAATACATCCTGTCCATTTCACCGCAGTACCGCAGCGATATCGAAAAGCTGACCATGGAACAGGCCATCAAGACCATCCGCAACAGGATCGACCAGTTCGGTGTTGCCGAGCCTGACATCCGCAAGCAGCAGGGCAATCGCATTCAGGTGCAGCTGCCCGGCCTGCAAGACCCGGAACGGGCCATCAAGATCATCGGCCAGACCGCCCACCTCGAATTCAAGATGGTGGATGATACGGCTGACGTGAAGAAGGCCCAACAGGGCATTCTCGCCCCCGGCCGTGAACTCTCGGTCATCCTTCATAAGCTGCCAAACGGCAAATATGGGGAAACGCCTATTGTCCTTAAAAAGGACTCGGTGCTGACAGGCGAATACGTGACCGACGCAAAGGTGCTGCTGGACCAGTGGAATACCCCTTATGTTTCCATGACCTTCAACACACGCGGCGGAGCCATTTTCACCAACCTGACAGGTGAAAACGTGAACAAGCGCATGGCTATCGTTCTGGACGGCAAGGTCTATTCCGCACCGGCCATTCGTGAGCGCATCTCCGGCGGCCGCGCTTCCATCACAGGGCAGTTCACCCGCGAGGAAGCCCGCGACCTGGCTGTCGTACTTCGCGCCGGTTCCCTTCCAGCCCCCGTGGACATCCTGGAACAGCGATCGGTCGGTCCGTCCCTCGGACAGGAATCCATCGACAACGGCATCTTGTCCGCGCTCATCGGCATGGCAGCAGTGCTCCTTTTCATGGTTGTCTACTACGGCTTTGCCGGTTTAGTGGCTGATGTGGTGCTGTGCATCAACATCATGCTCATCATGGCCGGTCTGGCCGCATTCGGAGCCACACTGACCTTGCCGGGCATCGCGGGTATCATTTTGACTATCGGTATGGCCGTTGACGCCAACGTGATCATCTTCGAGCGTATCCGGGAGGAACTGCGGCGCGGCTTGTCCGCCACCCAGGCCGTATCGGAAGGCTATGGCAGGGCAACCCTGACCATTCTTGACGCCAACGTGACAACGATCATTGCAGCCGTCATCCTCTACCAGTTCGGTACCGGACCGGTTCGCGGATTTGCCGTCACCCTGACGCTCGGCATCATCACTTCCATGTTCACGGCCATCTTCGTGTCGCGCATTCTGTTCGACCTGTATTTAAAAAGCCGCGCAGACAACGCGAAACTGAGCATTTAG
- the secF gene encoding protein translocase subunit SecF yields MGLQIIKPDTKIDFIGLRKIAYLASAIIILIGLGSLVIKGGPKYGIDFAGGMIVQVKIDKDTNIDVVKDAVRGVDLPGLVVQTLGLDGDHEYMIRTSSSNISSEDVRAKVTEALSSNLDGAKFDIQRLEMVGPKVGADLRSKALEALFYAVLLIAVYISGRFEQRWTVAAIMAAALAGGVYGIGLLGLEMGWLIIAALVITVGLCWYLKLNYALGAVVALIHDVIITVGIFSILGKEFDLTIIAALLTIIGYSLNDTIIVFDRIRENTLARRANSSFAAIINMSVNQTLSRTIMTSATTLMVVFCLFVLGGSVIHDFALALLIGVGVGTYSSIFVASPILLGFGPSVLPEKEKVEA; encoded by the coding sequence ATGGGACTGCAAATAATCAAACCCGATACTAAAATCGACTTCATCGGCCTCAGGAAGATCGCCTACCTTGCTTCGGCTATCATCATTCTGATCGGCCTCGGCTCCCTTGTCATCAAGGGCGGCCCCAAATACGGCATCGATTTCGCCGGCGGCATGATCGTCCAGGTGAAGATCGACAAAGACACCAACATCGACGTGGTCAAAGACGCTGTTCGCGGCGTGGATCTGCCCGGCCTTGTCGTGCAGACCCTCGGCCTGGACGGGGACCATGAATACATGATCCGTACCTCCAGTTCGAACATCTCTTCCGAAGATGTCCGGGCAAAGGTGACGGAGGCGCTCTCGTCCAATCTGGACGGTGCGAAATTCGACATACAGCGGCTTGAAATGGTCGGCCCCAAGGTCGGTGCGGATTTGCGCTCAAAAGCGCTTGAGGCGCTGTTCTACGCGGTTCTGCTCATAGCCGTGTATATCTCCGGCCGCTTTGAACAGCGGTGGACCGTGGCCGCCATCATGGCTGCCGCCCTGGCAGGCGGAGTATACGGCATCGGCCTGCTTGGCCTGGAGATGGGCTGGCTGATCATCGCGGCCCTGGTCATCACCGTGGGATTGTGCTGGTACCTCAAACTCAACTACGCCCTTGGCGCAGTGGTCGCCCTGATTCACGACGTGATCATCACGGTGGGCATCTTCTCCATTCTGGGCAAGGAATTCGACCTGACCATCATTGCGGCCCTGCTGACGATCATCGGTTACTCGCTCAACGACACCATCATCGTGTTCGACCGTATCCGCGAAAACACGCTCGCCCGCAGAGCCAACTCCTCGTTTGCCGCGATAATCAACATGTCCGTGAACCAGACCCTGTCTCGCACGATCATGACCTCGGCCACGACCCTGATGGTCGTGTTCTGTCTGTTCGTCCTGGGCGGTTCCGTCATCCACGACTTCGCCCTGGCCCTGCTCATCGGTGTGGGCGTGGGTACCTATTCCTCCATCTTCGTTGCCAGCCCGATCCTCCTTGGATTCGGTCCCAGCGTTCTTCCCGAGAAGGAAAAAGTCGAAGCCTAG
- a CDS encoding adenylate kinase, producing the protein MNILIFGPNGSGKGTQGTLAKDKYGLDHIESGAIFRKHIGGGTELGMKAKEFINKGELVPDDITIPMVLDVLASSKNGWLLDGFPRSLVQGEKLWEALQKDGVKLDYVIEIKLPREIAKGRIMGRRLCENNPNHPNNVGIPVIAPDGDKCRVCGGALSARDDDQDEGAIDVRHNIYYDEETGTMAACNFYKNMKDGGFKYIELDGEDSITAIKEYLMTQLV; encoded by the coding sequence ATGAATATTCTGATTTTCGGCCCCAACGGCTCCGGTAAAGGCACCCAGGGTACCCTGGCTAAAGACAAATACGGTCTGGATCACATCGAATCCGGCGCCATTTTCCGCAAGCACATCGGTGGCGGCACCGAACTCGGCATGAAAGCCAAGGAATTCATCAACAAGGGTGAACTGGTTCCTGATGACATCACCATCCCCATGGTTCTTGACGTTCTGGCCAGCTCCAAGAACGGCTGGCTGCTCGACGGTTTCCCCCGCTCCCTGGTTCAGGGTGAAAAGCTGTGGGAAGCCCTGCAGAAAGACGGCGTGAAGCTCGACTACGTCATCGAAATCAAGCTGCCCCGTGAAATCGCCAAGGGTCGCATCATGGGCCGTCGTCTGTGTGAAAACAATCCCAACCACCCCAACAACGTCGGTATCCCTGTCATCGCTCCTGACGGCGACAAGTGCCGCGTCTGTGGCGGAGCCCTGTCCGCCCGCGACGACGACCAGGACGAAGGCGCCATCGACGTGCGCCACAACATCTACTACGATGAAGAGACCGGAACCATGGCCGCATGCAACTTCTACAAGAACATGAAGGACGGCGGCTTCAAATACATCGAGCTTGATGGTGAAGATTCCATCACCGCCATCAAAGAATACCTGATGACACAGCTCGTCTAG
- the tilS gene encoding tRNA lysidine(34) synthetase TilS: MNSTPCNIPQSLQDLLPKWAHFCLYVEKFITEELGIDLSGKRILVGLSGGVDSTALLCVLHYLSQRAGFHVLATHLNHGLRPEATQDAIWVKSLCDTLGVECHVAAQDVSRLAQKQAVGIEEAGRNARYALYADVCMENGADYVALGHQLDDLSEDVLMRLIRGTGWPGLSGMAGYDPDRALVRPLLMIPKSTLIAFVTHLGIVWREDHTNTDLNMTRNRVRNEILPLIQRENPNFWQSVARLWKIGRIETDYWDVATADTTECLENDRLQKLHKACRLRLYKACLDTFGPGQVLAETLFKLDEAWQDKRVGTVFQFPGDKTASVTASGVLFKGTH; this comes from the coding sequence ATGAACAGCACTCCCTGCAACATTCCGCAATCCTTGCAGGACCTGCTCCCTAAATGGGCGCATTTCTGTCTTTACGTAGAAAAATTCATTACAGAGGAACTGGGGATCGACCTGTCCGGAAAACGGATTTTGGTTGGTCTATCTGGTGGCGTGGATTCGACCGCCCTGTTGTGTGTACTGCATTACCTTTCGCAACGGGCCGGTTTCCATGTTCTGGCAACGCATCTCAATCACGGGTTGCGGCCCGAAGCCACTCAGGACGCTATCTGGGTCAAGTCTCTATGCGATACGCTCGGCGTTGAATGTCATGTGGCGGCGCAGGACGTCAGCAGATTGGCGCAGAAGCAGGCCGTTGGCATCGAAGAGGCTGGACGGAATGCGAGATACGCTTTGTATGCGGACGTCTGTATGGAGAATGGTGCCGATTACGTCGCTCTGGGCCATCAACTGGACGATCTGAGCGAAGACGTGCTCATGCGCCTCATCCGCGGCACGGGTTGGCCCGGCCTGTCAGGCATGGCCGGCTACGACCCTGACCGCGCCCTTGTTCGTCCTTTGCTGATGATTCCCAAATCCACCCTGATCGCCTTTGTCACGCATTTGGGTATCGTCTGGAGGGAAGACCACACCAATACCGACCTGAACATGACACGGAATCGTGTCAGGAATGAGATCCTTCCGCTTATTCAAAGGGAAAATCCGAATTTCTGGCAATCCGTGGCTCGGTTATGGAAAATTGGCCGGATTGAAACTGATTACTGGGATGTTGCTACCGCTGACACGACAGAGTGTTTGGAAAACGACCGACTGCAAAAACTCCATAAGGCATGCAGGCTTCGCCTCTACAAGGCCTGTCTGGACACGTTTGGTCCGGGGCAGGTGTTGGCAGAAACCCTGTTCAAGCTCGATGAGGCCTGGCAGGACAAACGGGTGGGAACGGTCTTCCAATTTCCGGGGGACAAAACCGCTTCGGTTACTGCTTCGGGTGTGCTTTTCAAGGGCACCCATTGA
- the hemA gene encoding glutamyl-tRNA reductase, with product MNRQIILIGLNHRTAGVDIREKFALTDVDNFEQGLLAHCPVLECMALSTCNRVEIVAVAKRTPNREVMDSIIEYWASVCKGAPELLVDNIYQYTNIQAVKHLFTVASSLDSMVMGEPQILGQLKDAYRSAVEHGTAKTIVSRLLHKSFSVAKRIRTETAIASSAVSISYAAVELARKIFGDLHGTKAMLVGAGEMAELAATHLLRNGVEDIIIANRTLSRAKELADTLGGEPIQIENLSDRLHEVDIVISSTGSPVAVIKAKDVKTVLKKRKNKPMFFIDIAVPRDIDPDVNALDNVYLYDIDDLKEVVEDNMAQRQEEATKAHAVVELETETFGNWLNSLSLQPTIVDLVDKAEDVAMRELNKTLKKIGMVDESTRNSLETLVLSVARKSLHEPICFLKRRTQEEGSAERFIDLARRMFNLDEESIPDTAHLDRKSAACTPEDVEQLINASKKEQ from the coding sequence ATGAATAGACAGATCATACTCATAGGCCTCAACCACCGTACTGCCGGTGTGGACATACGTGAAAAATTCGCCCTGACCGATGTGGATAATTTCGAACAGGGCTTACTGGCCCACTGTCCGGTCCTTGAATGTATGGCGCTTTCGACCTGCAATAGGGTTGAAATCGTTGCCGTGGCCAAACGTACTCCCAACCGTGAAGTCATGGATTCCATAATCGAATATTGGGCCAGTGTCTGCAAGGGTGCCCCCGAACTTTTGGTGGACAATATTTACCAATACACCAACATCCAGGCCGTGAAGCACCTTTTCACTGTTGCCAGCAGCTTGGATTCCATGGTCATGGGCGAGCCTCAAATTCTGGGCCAGCTCAAGGATGCCTATCGCTCTGCAGTTGAACATGGAACCGCCAAGACGATAGTAAGCCGCTTGCTTCACAAGTCTTTTTCCGTGGCAAAACGAATCCGCACGGAAACGGCCATTGCCTCCAGCGCAGTCTCTATCAGTTATGCCGCTGTGGAACTGGCCCGCAAGATATTCGGAGATCTGCACGGCACCAAGGCCATGCTCGTCGGAGCCGGTGAAATGGCTGAATTGGCTGCCACACACCTGCTCAGAAATGGTGTTGAAGATATCATCATTGCCAACCGGACCCTGTCCCGCGCCAAGGAATTGGCCGACACCCTGGGGGGCGAACCCATCCAGATCGAAAACTTGTCCGATCGGTTGCATGAAGTTGATATCGTCATCAGTTCCACCGGTTCTCCGGTGGCCGTGATCAAGGCCAAGGACGTCAAAACCGTTCTCAAGAAACGCAAGAACAAGCCCATGTTTTTTATCGACATCGCGGTGCCCCGCGATATCGATCCCGACGTCAATGCCCTCGACAACGTCTATCTCTACGATATCGATGACCTCAAGGAGGTGGTCGAGGACAACATGGCCCAGCGGCAGGAAGAGGCCACCAAGGCCCACGCTGTTGTGGAATTGGAGACGGAGACCTTTGGGAACTGGCTCAATTCCCTGAGCCTTCAGCCCACCATTGTGGATTTGGTGGACAAGGCGGAAGATGTGGCCATGCGCGAATTGAACAAAACCTTGAAAAAAATCGGCATGGTTGATGAGTCTACTCGCAACTCACTTGAAACGTTGGTTCTTTCTGTTGCCCGTAAGTCTTTGCATGAGCCTATCTGTTTTTTGAAACGTCGGACTCAGGAAGAAGGCTCGGCTGAACGTTTCATTGATTTGGCCCGGCGCATGTTCAATCTGGACGAAGAATCCATCCCGGACACAGCCCATCTGGATCGCAAGTCGGCAGCCTGTACTCCCGAAGATGTCGAGCAGCTCATCAATGCGTCAAAAAAGGAACAATAA
- the ccsA gene encoding cytochrome c biogenesis protein CcsA has product MGLFDTLHIFILALYALGTVLFLTGISTDNGRLKRIAIYFAVLGFFLNTVDLAFIINRDPAALSGGTFYLNILGWCVLALYFFLWWRLRLEFLAITALPFALLLFVASMAIGGIRVIMPPQLTLLFFGLHIGSLVLTLVVLMMAFGAGLAFIYYNRKLKTKAGLTSMGHGIPSLDKFDSVNRWAVALGFPLYTLGLFSTFFWYLIAPNKQFAWDIMKIGSLAVWFLYAFLFHQRIVLGWRGRKPAILAIWVFAGMCVSLIHHSITFKAMP; this is encoded by the coding sequence ATGGGCTTGTTTGATACGCTCCATATATTCATTCTCGCACTGTACGCTCTCGGTACGGTGTTGTTCCTGACTGGTATATCCACGGACAATGGTCGGTTGAAACGGATTGCCATCTATTTTGCCGTCCTCGGCTTTTTTCTCAACACCGTTGACCTGGCTTTCATCATCAACCGCGACCCGGCCGCATTGAGTGGAGGAACGTTCTATCTGAACATCCTCGGCTGGTGCGTTTTGGCCCTGTACTTCTTTCTGTGGTGGCGGTTGCGGCTTGAATTCCTGGCCATCACCGCCCTGCCCTTCGCCTTGCTGCTGTTCGTGGCTTCCATGGCCATCGGCGGCATCCGGGTGATAATGCCTCCGCAGTTGACTCTGCTCTTTTTCGGGCTGCATATCGGCTCGCTGGTCCTGACTCTGGTCGTACTCATGATGGCGTTCGGGGCAGGCCTGGCCTTTATTTATTATAATCGAAAACTCAAGACCAAGGCCGGTTTGACCAGCATGGGGCACGGCATTCCGTCTTTAGATAAATTTGATTCGGTGAACCGGTGGGCCGTTGCCCTTGGCTTTCCCCTGTATACGCTCGGACTCTTCTCTACATTTTTCTGGTATCTTATTGCACCCAATAAACAATTTGCCTGGGACATCATGAAGATCGGGTCTCTGGCGGTCTGGTTTCTTTATGCATTTCTTTTCCATCAACGTATCGTCCTCGGTTGGCGCGGCCGCAAACCCGCCATTCTGGCCATCTGGGTTTTTGCCGGGATGTGCGTCTCACTTATCCATCACAGCATTACCTTCAAGGCCATGCCATGA
- a CDS encoding bifunctional precorrin-2 dehydrogenase/sirohydrochlorin ferrochelatase, giving the protein MRYYPIFVNLENKRCLVVGAGEVGKRKIQSLLDSGADHVTIIDTREADPEMNFILAQPNVVFQCREFLDIDLDGVFLVIACTSSEEVNWRISNLCAERGILCNIVDQPEKCSFIVPATVKRGDLTVAISTAGQSPAMAKRIRKDLQESFGDEYAHLLTVMGRIRPLMLGLGLGTCDNTAVFRRLANSELLASIKSRDLDVSMEILKESLPEPLHDNIPELLDGLV; this is encoded by the coding sequence ATGCGATATTATCCCATCTTTGTGAACTTGGAAAACAAGCGGTGTCTCGTGGTCGGCGCAGGCGAGGTCGGCAAGCGGAAGATCCAGTCCCTGCTTGATTCCGGGGCGGATCATGTGACCATCATCGACACGCGTGAGGCCGATCCTGAGATGAATTTCATCCTGGCGCAGCCCAATGTGGTCTTCCAATGCCGCGAATTTCTGGATATCGACCTGGACGGGGTATTTCTGGTCATTGCCTGCACCTCTTCCGAAGAGGTCAATTGGCGTATCAGCAACCTTTGCGCCGAGCGCGGAATTCTGTGCAATATTGTTGATCAGCCGGAGAAGTGCAGCTTCATCGTTCCGGCCACGGTCAAACGCGGCGACCTGACCGTTGCCATCTCCACCGCCGGACAGAGTCCTGCCATGGCAAAGCGTATCCGCAAGGATTTGCAGGAGAGTTTCGGTGACGAATATGCCCATTTACTCACAGTCATGGGTCGCATCCGTCCGCTCATGCTCGGACTCGGCCTGGGGACATGCGATAATACCGCCGTATTCAGGAGGCTGGCCAATTCCGAACTTTTGGCGTCAATAAAGAGTCGCGACCTTGACGTGTCCATGGAAATACTTAAAGAATCGTTGCCCGAACCATTGCACGACAATATCCCGGAGTTGCTAGATGGGCTTGTTTGA
- a CDS encoding glycosyltransferase family 9 protein produces the protein MKNYLVIQLARFGDLIQTKRLLATLSARPDTQVHLCLDASLEPLARLVYPDVVLHPIMAHGSGMSGPESAMKILVENRQAFALLAARDFDTVYNLNFSGLNFRLAALFDPDRVKGYGWNNGQEMIGKWPAMAMRWSNYRRLGMNLVDFWGGYCSDMISPEKVNPKARPKGDGIGVVLAGRESRRSLPAPLLAKIIGTTVNMTKADSITLLGSAAERPAGQTVLKEMPASLQSRTKNLAGQTNWQQLVSTVGSLDMLLTPDTGTMHLAAHLGTPVTAFFLSSAWCFETGPYGEGHTVFQARTDCLPCLEVSPCNEGVKCLNGFSDPAFMRFLATGKSEHAPAGILGFHSSFDALGQVYTPFAGDDADAEQRTALRNFIRHHLCGSEQGFSELEHFFAQQLYRDKDWMTPEKPGDIHG, from the coding sequence ATGAAAAACTACCTTGTCATACAACTTGCCCGTTTCGGGGACCTCATCCAGACCAAGCGACTGCTGGCGACCCTTTCCGCCCGCCCGGACACACAGGTGCATCTATGTCTCGACGCTTCCCTGGAGCCTTTGGCACGCCTTGTTTATCCTGATGTGGTTCTGCACCCGATCATGGCCCATGGCTCAGGGATGAGCGGTCCTGAGTCCGCCATGAAAATACTGGTGGAAAACAGACAGGCATTCGCCTTGCTGGCGGCCCGGGACTTTGACACCGTGTACAACCTCAATTTCTCGGGGCTGAACTTTCGGCTCGCTGCCCTGTTCGACCCGGATCGAGTTAAGGGGTACGGCTGGAACAACGGCCAGGAGATGATCGGGAAATGGCCGGCCATGGCCATGCGCTGGTCGAATTACCGGCGGCTGGGCATGAATCTGGTGGATTTCTGGGGCGGCTATTGTTCGGACATGATCTCGCCGGAAAAAGTCAACCCCAAGGCTCGCCCCAAAGGCGACGGCATCGGGGTGGTGCTGGCCGGACGGGAATCCCGACGTTCTTTGCCTGCGCCGCTTCTGGCAAAAATAATCGGTACCACCGTCAACATGACCAAGGCGGACAGCATTACCCTGCTTGGCAGTGCGGCCGAAAGACCGGCGGGGCAGACCGTATTGAAGGAAATGCCTGCATCGCTGCAATCCCGAACCAAGAATCTGGCCGGTCAGACCAACTGGCAACAGCTTGTCAGTACCGTGGGTTCCCTGGACATGCTGCTGACGCCCGACACAGGCACCATGCATCTTGCCGCCCACCTGGGCACCCCGGTTACCGCTTTTTTCCTGTCTTCGGCCTGGTGCTTCGAAACCGGCCCCTATGGTGAGGGACACACCGTATTCCAGGCCAGGACAGACTGCCTGCCATGCCTTGAGGTCAGCCCCTGCAATGAGGGCGTCAAGTGCCTGAACGGATTCAGCGATCCGGCATTCATGCGTTTTCTGGCTACTGGAAAGAGTGAACATGCCCCTGCGGGAATCCTTGGATTCCACTCCTCCTTTGACGCATTAGGCCAGGTTTACACGCCTTTTGCCGGTGATGATGCGGACGCCGAGCAAAGAACTGCGCTCAGGAATTTCATCAGGCATCATCTCTGCGGAAGCGAACAAGGGTTTTCAGAGCTTGAACATTTTTTTGCCCAACAACTGTATAGGGACAAGGACTGGATGACCCCTGAAAAGCCCGGTGATATACATGGATAA